In Streptomyces nodosus, one DNA window encodes the following:
- a CDS encoding L-aspartate oxidase — protein MTRTGIRLHAPAPGWSLSADVVVVGSGVAGLTTALRCEAAGLTTVVVTKARLDDGSTRWAQGGVAAALGEGDTPEQHLADTLVAGAGLCDEEAVRILVTEGPDAVRRLISTGAHFDTDDEGGIELTREGGHHRRRIAHAGGDATGAEISRALVEAVRPVRRGEHEAHPDRSGGGRRAGVRTIENALVLDLLTDAEGRTAGVTLHVMGEGQHDGVGAVHAPAVVLATGGMGQVFSATTNPSVSTGDGVALALRAGAEVSDLEFVQFHPTVLFLGPDAEGQQPLVSEAVRGEGAHLVDADGVRFMLGQHELAELAPRDIVAKGITRRMQEQGTEHMFLDARHFGADMWEQRFPTILAACRAHGIDPVTEPIPVAPAAHYASGGVRTDSRGRTTVPGLYACGEVACTGVHGANRLASNSLLEGLVYAERIAADIARERERGGLERRVPEAVPYSEKPAHPLLAPEDRFAVQRIMTDGAGVLRSAQSLRRAADRLQRLHGDARDALDQNGKTFEPGVDTWETTNLLCVARVLVDAALLREETRGCHWREDHPDRDDTAWRRHVVVTLHPDRTLAVRTTDGADFPPTLPDALGSDRGAGRTPPPHPQEQ, from the coding sequence GTGACTCGTACAGGCATACGACTGCATGCGCCCGCACCGGGCTGGTCGCTCTCCGCGGACGTCGTGGTCGTCGGCTCCGGAGTGGCGGGCCTGACCACGGCCCTGCGCTGCGAGGCCGCCGGCCTGACCACGGTCGTCGTCACCAAGGCCCGCCTCGACGACGGCTCCACCCGTTGGGCGCAGGGCGGTGTCGCGGCGGCCCTGGGCGAGGGCGACACCCCCGAACAGCACCTGGCGGACACGCTGGTGGCCGGCGCGGGCCTGTGCGACGAGGAGGCGGTGCGCATCCTGGTCACCGAGGGCCCGGACGCCGTACGCCGGCTGATCTCCACCGGAGCCCACTTCGACACCGACGACGAGGGCGGCATCGAGCTCACCCGGGAGGGCGGTCACCACCGCCGTCGCATCGCGCACGCGGGCGGCGACGCGACCGGCGCCGAGATCTCCCGGGCGCTGGTCGAGGCCGTACGCCCGGTCCGCAGGGGCGAGCACGAGGCGCACCCGGACAGGAGCGGCGGCGGGCGACGGGCGGGCGTGCGGACGATCGAGAACGCGCTGGTCCTGGATCTGCTCACGGACGCCGAGGGCCGCACCGCCGGGGTGACCCTGCATGTCATGGGCGAGGGCCAGCACGACGGTGTGGGCGCCGTGCACGCGCCCGCCGTGGTCCTCGCCACCGGCGGCATGGGCCAGGTCTTCTCCGCGACCACCAACCCGTCGGTGTCCACCGGCGACGGAGTGGCGCTCGCGCTGCGCGCCGGTGCGGAGGTCAGCGACCTGGAGTTCGTGCAGTTCCACCCCACCGTGCTGTTCCTCGGCCCGGACGCCGAGGGCCAGCAGCCGCTGGTCTCCGAGGCGGTGCGCGGCGAGGGCGCCCACCTGGTGGACGCGGACGGGGTGCGGTTCATGCTGGGGCAGCACGAACTGGCCGAACTGGCGCCCAGGGACATCGTCGCCAAGGGCATCACGCGCCGGATGCAGGAGCAGGGCACCGAACACATGTTCCTGGACGCCCGGCACTTCGGGGCGGACATGTGGGAGCAGCGCTTCCCGACGATCCTCGCCGCCTGCCGCGCCCATGGCATCGACCCGGTGACCGAGCCGATCCCGGTCGCCCCGGCCGCCCACTACGCCTCCGGAGGCGTCCGCACCGACTCCCGCGGCCGGACCACCGTGCCGGGCCTCTACGCCTGCGGTGAGGTCGCCTGCACGGGGGTGCACGGCGCCAACCGGCTCGCCTCCAACTCCCTGCTGGAGGGCCTGGTCTACGCCGAGCGCATCGCGGCCGACATCGCCCGGGAACGGGAGCGTGGCGGACTGGAGAGGCGGGTGCCCGAGGCCGTCCCGTACTCCGAGAAGCCGGCCCACCCGCTGCTCGCCCCGGAGGACCGCTTCGCCGTCCAGCGGATCATGACCGACGGTGCCGGGGTGCTCAGGTCCGCGCAGTCCCTGCGCCGGGCCGCCGACCGTCTCCAGCGGCTGCACGGCGACGCGCGGGACGCCCTGGACCAGAACGGCAAGACCTTCGAGCCCGGCGTCGACACCTGGGAGACCACCAATCTGCTGTGTGTGGCCCGGGTGCTGGTCGACGCCGCCCTCCTGCGCGAGGAGACCCGCGGCTGCCACTGGCGCGAGGACCACCCCGACCGCGACGACACCGCCTGGCGCCGCCATGTCGTCGTCACGCTGCACCCGGACCGGACGCTGGCCGTCCGCACCACCGACGGCGCAGACTTCCCCCCGACCCTCCCTGACGCCCTCGGCTCCGACCGAGGGGCAGGGCGGACACCCCCTCCCCACCCCCAGGAGCAGTGA
- the nadC gene encoding carboxylating nicotinate-nucleotide diphosphorylase, which yields MSTPDLPLVPSGGCGDGCACGADGDEEYLECGLDPALAQILADAGLDPVEVEDIANIAVQEDLDHGVDVTTVATIPWDAVATGDFTAREAGVVAGLRVAEAVISVVCADEFEVERHVDDGDRVEAGQKLLTVSSRTRDLLTAERSALNILCRLSGIATATRAWADALQGTKARVRDTRKTTPGLRSLEKYAVRCGGGVNHRMSLSDAALVKDNHVVAAGGVAAAFQAVRDMFPDLPIEVEVDTLHQLREVVDAGADLILLDNFTPGECEEAVAVVDGRAFLEASGRLTLENAGAYAETGVDFLAVGALTHSSPILDIGLDLRAAE from the coding sequence GTGAGCACCCCGGACCTTCCCCTCGTCCCGAGCGGCGGCTGCGGCGACGGCTGTGCCTGTGGCGCGGACGGCGACGAGGAATACCTGGAGTGCGGGCTGGACCCCGCGCTCGCCCAGATCCTGGCCGACGCCGGACTCGACCCGGTGGAGGTCGAGGACATCGCCAACATCGCCGTCCAGGAGGACCTGGACCACGGCGTGGACGTCACGACGGTCGCGACGATTCCCTGGGACGCGGTCGCCACGGGTGACTTCACCGCGCGAGAGGCGGGCGTGGTGGCGGGCCTCCGGGTCGCCGAGGCGGTCATCTCGGTGGTCTGCGCGGACGAGTTCGAGGTCGAGCGCCATGTGGACGACGGCGACCGGGTCGAGGCCGGCCAGAAGCTGCTGACCGTCTCCTCCCGCACCCGCGATCTGCTCACCGCCGAGCGCAGCGCGCTGAACATCCTGTGCCGGCTGTCGGGCATCGCGACGGCCACCCGCGCCTGGGCGGACGCCCTCCAGGGCACCAAGGCGCGGGTCAGGGACACCCGCAAGACCACCCCGGGCCTGCGCTCCCTGGAGAAGTACGCGGTCCGCTGCGGCGGCGGGGTCAACCACCGCATGTCCCTGTCGGACGCGGCGCTGGTGAAGGACAACCACGTGGTCGCCGCGGGCGGGGTGGCGGCGGCCTTCCAGGCGGTCCGCGACATGTTCCCGGACCTGCCGATCGAGGTCGAGGTCGACACCCTGCACCAGCTGCGCGAGGTGGTGGACGCGGGCGCCGATCTGATCCTGCTGGACAACTTCACCCCGGGCGAGTGCGAGGAGGCGGTGGCCGTGGTCGACGGCCGTGCCTTCCTGGAGGCGTCGGGCCGGCTGACCCTGGAGAACGCCGGGGCGTACGCGGAGACCGGCGTCGACTTCCTGGCGGTGGGGGCGCTGACACACTCCTCCCCGATCCTGGACATCGGCCTGGACCTGCGAGCGGCGGAGTAG
- a CDS encoding histone-like nucleoid-structuring protein Lsr2, translating into MAQKVQVLLVDDLDGGEADETVTFALDGKTYEIDLTTANADKLRGLLEPYLKGGRRTGGRASGGRGKGRAAASGSQDTAQIRAWAKENGYEVNDRGRVPAIIREAYEKENG; encoded by the coding sequence GTGGCACAGAAGGTTCAGGTCCTTCTTGTCGACGACCTCGACGGTGGCGAGGCGGACGAGACCGTCACGTTCGCGCTGGACGGCAAGACGTACGAAATCGATCTCACGACCGCCAACGCGGACAAGCTCCGTGGTCTTCTCGAGCCCTATCTCAAGGGTGGTCGTCGTACGGGTGGCCGTGCGTCGGGCGGACGCGGAAAGGGCCGGGCCGCGGCTTCCGGCAGCCAGGACACCGCGCAGATCCGTGCCTGGGCGAAGGAGAACGGCTACGAGGTCAACGACCGCGGCCGGGTGCCGGCGATCATCCGCGAGGCCTACGAGAAGGAGAACGGCTGA
- a CDS encoding type III pantothenate kinase, whose translation MLLTIDVGNTHTVLGLFDGEEIVEHWRISTDARRTADELAVLLQGLMGMHPLLGEELGDGIDGIAICSTVPSVLHELREVTRRYYGDVPAVLVEPGIKTGVPILMDNPKEVGADRIINAVAAVELYGGPAIVVDFGTATTFDAISARGEYTGGVIAPGIEISVEALGVRGAQLRKIELARPRAVIGKNTVEAMQAGIVYGFAGQVDGVVNRMSRELARDPDDVTVIATGGLAPMVLGEAAEIDEHEPWLTLIGLRLVYERNVSRK comes from the coding sequence ATGCTGCTGACCATCGACGTAGGAAACACCCACACCGTCCTGGGCCTGTTCGACGGCGAGGAGATCGTCGAACACTGGCGCATCTCCACGGACGCGCGCCGCACCGCGGACGAACTGGCCGTGCTGCTCCAGGGCCTGATGGGCATGCATCCGCTGCTCGGCGAGGAACTGGGCGACGGCATCGACGGCATCGCGATCTGCTCCACGGTCCCGTCCGTGCTGCACGAGCTGCGCGAGGTCACCCGCCGCTACTACGGCGACGTCCCCGCGGTCCTGGTCGAACCCGGCATCAAGACGGGCGTCCCGATCCTGATGGACAACCCGAAGGAGGTCGGCGCCGACCGCATCATCAACGCGGTCGCGGCGGTCGAGCTCTACGGCGGCCCGGCGATCGTCGTGGACTTCGGCACCGCCACGACCTTCGACGCGATCTCGGCGCGCGGCGAGTACACGGGGGGCGTGATCGCCCCCGGCATCGAGATCTCGGTCGAGGCGCTGGGCGTCCGGGGTGCCCAGCTCCGCAAGATCGAACTGGCCCGTCCGCGCGCGGTGATCGGCAAGAACACGGTCGAGGCGATGCAGGCGGGCATCGTGTACGGGTTCGCGGGCCAGGTGGACGGGGTGGTGAACCGGATGTCCCGGGAACTGGCGCGGGACCCGGACGACGTCACCGTCATCGCCACCGGCGGGCTCGCCCCGATGGTGCTGGGCGAGGCGGCGGAGATCGACGAACACGAGCCCTGGCTGACCCTGATCGGCCTGCGACTGGTCTACGAACGGAACGTCTCCCGCAAATGA
- a CDS encoding BlaI/MecI/CopY family transcriptional regulator, translating to MTRVWKWNRPVTVREVLEDLQRERSIAYTTVMTVLDNLHHKGWVRREAEGRAYRYEAVSSRAAYAAALMNDAWAQSDNPAAALVAFFGMMSDEQRQALSDAVRIVQGPESDREPSETESPESAAPPESPATPARSGADGAEKAEGNPGENPAEMPDEKNPAAAEDRPGR from the coding sequence ATGACGCGGGTGTGGAAGTGGAACCGCCCGGTGACCGTTCGAGAAGTCCTGGAAGACCTTCAACGGGAACGGTCCATCGCGTACACCACGGTGATGACCGTTCTGGACAATCTCCATCACAAGGGCTGGGTGCGCCGGGAGGCGGAAGGCCGGGCCTATCGATATGAGGCGGTCTCCTCCCGTGCCGCCTACGCGGCCGCACTGATGAACGATGCCTGGGCGCAGAGCGACAACCCGGCGGCCGCACTCGTGGCCTTCTTCGGCATGATGAGCGACGAACAGCGTCAGGCGCTGAGCGACGCCGTACGCATCGTGCAAGGCCCGGAGAGCGACCGGGAGCCCTCCGAGACCGAATCCCCCGAATCCGCCGCGCCCCCCGAATCCCCCGCGACCCCCGCCCGTTCCGGCGCCGACGGCGCGGAGAAGGCCGAAGGGAACCCCGGCGAGAACCCCGCGGAGATGCCGGACGAGAAGAACCCCGCCGCGGCCGAGGACCGCCCCGGGCGATAG
- the panC gene encoding pantoate--beta-alanine ligase yields MSRRTFELAPTVDDLTYVRDHHAVPGRTAVVMTMGALHEGHAALIRAARDHVGARGFVIVTVFVNPLQFGKGEDLDRYPRTLEADLKVAEQAGADVVFAPSADEVYPGGEPQVRIAAGPMGECLEGAVRPGHFDGMLTVVAKLLHLTRPDVALYGQKDAQQLALIRRMVRDLNFGVEIVGVSTVREGDGLALSSRNRYLSPPERHTALALSRALFAGRDRHAAQEALRARALEVPATHARAEALSALGESRAAADAHAVAKAAPGGPAAVRAAARLVLDEAAHLDPPLVTDYLALVDPSDFTEIPDDFTGEAVLAVAARVGTTRLIDNIPLSFGAPEPVDPHGADT; encoded by the coding sequence ATGAGCCGTCGCACGTTCGAACTGGCCCCCACGGTGGACGACCTGACGTATGTGCGCGACCACCACGCGGTGCCGGGCCGCACCGCCGTCGTGATGACCATGGGCGCCCTGCACGAGGGCCACGCCGCCCTGATCAGGGCGGCCCGCGACCACGTCGGCGCCCGGGGCTTCGTGATCGTCACGGTCTTCGTCAACCCGCTGCAGTTCGGCAAGGGCGAGGACCTGGACCGCTACCCGCGCACCCTGGAGGCCGATCTGAAGGTCGCGGAGCAGGCCGGCGCCGACGTGGTGTTCGCCCCCTCCGCCGACGAGGTCTACCCGGGCGGCGAGCCGCAGGTGCGGATCGCGGCGGGCCCCATGGGCGAGTGCCTCGAAGGGGCCGTCCGCCCAGGACACTTCGACGGCATGCTCACGGTCGTCGCCAAGCTGCTGCACCTCACCCGCCCCGATGTGGCCCTGTACGGGCAGAAGGACGCGCAGCAGCTCGCCCTGATCCGCCGGATGGTGCGGGACCTGAACTTCGGCGTGGAGATCGTCGGCGTTTCCACCGTGCGCGAGGGCGACGGACTGGCCCTCTCCAGCCGCAACCGCTATCTGTCGCCCCCGGAGCGGCACACCGCGCTCGCCCTCTCCCGGGCCCTGTTCGCGGGCCGCGACCGGCACGCCGCCCAGGAGGCCCTGCGCGCCCGGGCCCTCGAAGTGCCCGCCACCCATGCGCGCGCCGAGGCCCTCAGCGCCCTCGGGGAGTCGCGGGCGGCCGCCGACGCGCACGCCGTCGCCAAGGCGGCTCCCGGCGGTCCCGCCGCCGTCCGCGCCGCCGCCCGGCTGGTCCTGGACGAGGCCGCCCATCTGGACCCGCCCCTGGTCACGGACTATCTGGCGCTGGTCGATCCCTCGGATTTCACGGAGATCCCCGACGACTTCACCGGCGAGGCGGTCCTGGCCGTCGCCGCCCGGGTCGGCACGACCCGGCTGATCGACAACATCCCCCTGTCCTTCGGGGCCCCCGAGCCCGTAGACCCCCACGGAGCCGACACGTGA
- a CDS encoding Rossmann-like and DUF2520 domain-containing protein — MSTFQQPEPKDRPARLTVGVVGAGRVGPALAASLQLAGHRPVAVSGVSDASRRRAAAMLPDVPLLPPAEVLRCAELVLLTVPDDTLPGLVEGLAETGSVRPGQLLVHTSGRYGVKVLEPALRAGALPLALHPAMTFTGTPVDVQRLAGCSFGVTAPEELRLAAEALVIEMGGEPEWIAEDMRPLYHAALALGSNHLITLVAQSMELLRAAGVEAPDRMLGPLLGAALDNALRSGDAALTGPVARGDAGTVAAHIAELRGRAPGTVAGYLAMARATADRALSHGLLKPELAEDLLGVLADGTDLPENGEDR, encoded by the coding sequence GTGAGTACATTCCAGCAGCCCGAGCCCAAGGACCGCCCCGCGCGGCTCACCGTGGGTGTGGTCGGAGCCGGCCGGGTCGGCCCGGCGCTGGCTGCCTCGCTCCAGCTCGCCGGGCATCGCCCGGTGGCCGTCTCGGGGGTGTCCGACGCCTCCCGGCGGCGGGCGGCGGCGATGCTCCCGGACGTGCCGCTGCTCCCGCCCGCCGAGGTGCTCAGGTGCGCCGAGCTGGTCCTGCTGACCGTGCCGGACGACACCCTGCCGGGCCTTGTGGAGGGCCTGGCCGAGACCGGGAGCGTGCGGCCGGGGCAGCTGCTGGTGCACACCTCCGGGCGGTACGGCGTCAAGGTCCTGGAGCCCGCCCTGCGCGCCGGGGCGCTGCCGCTGGCCCTGCACCCCGCGATGACCTTCACCGGCACCCCGGTGGACGTCCAGCGGCTGGCCGGGTGCTCCTTCGGCGTCACCGCGCCCGAGGAGCTGCGGCTGGCCGCCGAGGCGCTGGTGATCGAGATGGGCGGGGAGCCCGAGTGGATCGCGGAGGACATGCGTCCGCTCTACCACGCGGCCCTCGCGCTCGGCTCCAACCATCTGATCACCCTGGTCGCCCAGTCCATGGAGCTGCTGCGCGCGGCGGGCGTCGAGGCCCCGGACCGGATGCTCGGGCCGCTGCTGGGCGCCGCCCTCGACAACGCCCTGCGCTCCGGCGACGCGGCCCTGACCGGCCCCGTGGCGCGCGGCGACGCGGGCACGGTCGCCGCCCACATCGCCGAGCTGCGCGGCCGCGCCCCGGGGACCGTGGCCGGCTATCTGGCGATGGCCCGCGCCACCGCCGACCGGGCCCTGTCCCACGGTCTGCTCAAGCCGGAACTGGCCGAGGACCTTCTCGGGGTACTCGCCGACGGCACCGACCTGCCCGAGAACGGGGAAGACCGATGA
- a CDS encoding threonine aldolase family protein: MVRTTERGEGPAAGRDASGPAGAHDQDGKPAAASAGSPSDDPARLRRERRATAVRNAERLLARPGHLGTLRQRLALLDGVEDLYDLDETADVYGSGVVAALEEKVAGLLGKEAAVFFPTGTMAQQVALRCWAGRTGNNTVALHALAHPEVHERNAFSEVGGLRPVRLTGEPRMPTADEVRDFEEPFGALMLELPLRDAGFVLPSFEELTEVVRAAHERDAVVHFDGARLWETTVHFGRPLAEIADLADSVYVSFYKSLGGYSGAAVAGPRTLMEEARTWRHRYGGMVFEQFPAVLAALAGLERELPRLPEYVRQARRVAAALHEGFAAAGVPWARVRPAEPHTHEFRVWLPYDAEVLLEAALRQGEETGTLLFTDHWDGVCPGLAFTEVSVRAEGLSWTADEVKTAVAEFVRRLPGTARG, from the coding sequence ATGGTGCGGACGACAGAGCGTGGCGAGGGGCCGGCGGCCGGACGGGACGCGTCGGGGCCCGCCGGGGCGCACGATCAGGACGGGAAACCGGCGGCGGCATCCGCCGGCTCCCCCTCCGACGACCCGGCGCGGCTGCGGCGGGAGCGACGGGCCACCGCCGTGCGGAACGCGGAACGCCTGCTGGCGCGCCCGGGCCATCTGGGCACGCTGCGGCAACGGCTGGCGCTGCTGGACGGCGTGGAGGACCTGTACGACCTGGACGAGACCGCGGACGTCTATGGATCGGGGGTCGTCGCGGCGCTGGAGGAGAAGGTCGCCGGACTGCTCGGCAAGGAGGCCGCCGTCTTCTTCCCGACGGGCACGATGGCCCAGCAGGTGGCCCTGCGCTGCTGGGCGGGGCGCACCGGGAACAACACGGTGGCCCTCCATGCGCTGGCCCACCCCGAGGTGCATGAACGGAACGCGTTCAGCGAGGTCGGCGGACTGCGTCCGGTACGGCTGACCGGCGAGCCCCGGATGCCCACCGCCGACGAGGTGCGCGACTTCGAGGAGCCCTTCGGCGCGCTGATGCTGGAACTGCCCCTCCGGGACGCCGGTTTCGTCCTGCCCTCCTTCGAGGAGCTGACCGAGGTCGTACGCGCCGCGCACGAGCGGGACGCGGTGGTGCACTTCGACGGTGCGCGCCTGTGGGAGACCACGGTCCACTTCGGCCGCCCGCTGGCGGAGATCGCGGACCTGGCGGACAGCGTCTATGTGTCGTTCTACAAGTCCCTCGGCGGATACAGCGGCGCGGCGGTCGCCGGCCCCCGGACCCTGATGGAGGAGGCGAGGACCTGGCGGCATCGCTACGGCGGCATGGTCTTCGAGCAGTTCCCGGCGGTGCTCGCGGCCCTCGCCGGACTGGAACGGGAGCTTCCGCGGCTGCCGGAGTACGTGCGCCAGGCGCGCAGGGTCGCCGCCGCGCTGCACGAGGGGTTCGCGGCGGCCGGGGTGCCGTGGGCGCGTGTGCGCCCCGCCGAACCGCACACCCATGAGTTCCGGGTCTGGCTGCCGTACGACGCCGAGGTCCTGCTGGAGGCCGCGCTGCGGCAGGGCGAGGAGACCGGGACCCTGCTGTTCACCGACCACTGGGACGGCGTCTGCCCGGGCCTGGCCTTCACCGAGGTCTCGGTACGGGCCGAGGGGCTGAGCTGGACGGCGGACGAGGTGAAGACGGCGGTGGCCGAGTTCGTACGACGGCTGCCGGGCACGGCCCGCGGCTGA
- a CDS encoding amino-acid N-acetyltransferase codes for MPAESPETTAKAVTVTVRRARTADVPEVRGLLDAYVRRGILLDKATVTLYEDIQEFWVAERDDNGEVVGCGALHVMWEDLAEVRTLAVTPRARGLGVGHQLLEKLLGTARWLGVRRVFCLTFEVDFFGKHGFVEIGETPVDTDVYAELMRSYDEGVAEFLGLERVKPNTLGNSRMLLHL; via the coding sequence ATGCCAGCAGAGAGCCCCGAAACCACCGCGAAAGCCGTCACCGTCACCGTCCGACGGGCCAGGACGGCTGATGTCCCGGAGGTGCGCGGCCTCCTCGACGCCTACGTCCGGCGCGGCATCCTGCTCGACAAAGCGACCGTCACGCTTTACGAGGACATCCAGGAGTTCTGGGTGGCGGAACGCGACGACAACGGCGAGGTCGTGGGCTGTGGCGCGCTCCATGTCATGTGGGAGGACCTGGCGGAAGTCCGGACCCTCGCGGTGACGCCCCGGGCCAGGGGGCTGGGCGTCGGGCACCAGTTGCTGGAGAAGCTGTTGGGGACCGCCCGCTGGCTCGGTGTTCGGCGGGTATTCTGCCTGACCTTCGAAGTGGACTTCTTCGGGAAGCACGGCTTCGTGGAGATCGGAGAGACACCCGTTGACACCGATGTCTACGCGGAGCTGATGCGTTCCTATGACGAGGGCGTGGCGGAGTTCCTCGGTCTCGAACGAGTGAAACCGAACACCTTGGGCAACAGCCGGATGCTTCTGCATCTGTGA